In Dromaius novaehollandiae isolate bDroNov1 chromosome 31, bDroNov1.hap1, whole genome shotgun sequence, a genomic segment contains:
- the LOC135324103 gene encoding immunoglobulin superfamily member 1-like translates to MVPLLVLGWWLVVQSRVQAQPGPSLSLSPSHELALGDRVTLQCHTPRQGGRATLHKEGVPYPLWYRDGVRGAAEFPITAARREDAGRYWCQYEMEGEPPEESEHVELVLRDPKYPRPHIFPSPGAVGVLGTRFTILCKGGHGATFLLHREGSSAPIQRQAPRGHTALFSIPHVSWVDSGTYSCSYRPRGKMFVSSYPSTFLELEVVEEEEEEEESSLSGSTFFPASPDATQVWSVPAQGSPKLSTTGPHPPATGSSCPNTSRDEDIDFTLGNTVRLGLGAGLLILLMLLVAEALHSRRQKGQGL, encoded by the exons ATGGTCCCCCTGCTTGTCCTTG GCTGGTGGCTGGTGGTCCAGAGCAGAGTGCAAGCAC AGCCAGGACCATCCCTGTCCCTGAGCCCCAGCCACGAGTTGGCCCTGGGGGACAGAGTGACCCTGCAGTGCCACACACCCAGACAGGGTGGCAGGGCCACCCTCCACAAGGAGGGGGTCCCATATCCCCTATGGTACCGAGATGGGGTGCGGGGTGCAGCGGAGTTCCCCATCACAGCAGCCAGACGGGAAGATGCCGGGAGATACTGGTGCCAATATGAGATGGAGGGCGAACCGCCAGAGGAGAGTGAGCATGTGGAGCTGGTGCTCAGAG ATCCCAAGTACCCCCGGCCTCACATCTTCCCGAGCCCTGGGGCAGTTGGGGTACTGGGGACCCGCTTCACCATCCTGTGCAAGGGTGGGCATGGAGCCACCTTCCTCCTGCACAGAgagggcagctcagcccccaTCCAGCGCCAGGCTCCCAGGGGACACACGGCCTTGTTCTCTATCCCCCACGTGAGCTGGGTGGACAGTGGGACCTACAGCTGCTCCTACCGTCCCCGAGGCAAGATGTTTGTGTCATCGTACCCCAGTACCTTCCTGGAGCTGgaggtggtggaggaggaggaggaggaggaggagtcaTCGTTGTCAGGTTCAACCTTCTTCCCAG catcCCCTGATGCCACACAGGTATGGTCAGTGCCAGCCCAGGGATCACCAAAACTAAGCACCACAGGCCCTCACCCACCAGCCACAGGGTCCTCCTGCCCCAACACTTCCAGGGATGAAGATATTG ATTTCACCCTGGGCAACACTGTGCGCCTGGGGCTAGGCGCAGGGCTTCTGATCCTGCTGATGCTCCTCGTGGCCGAGGCCCTGCATAGCCGGAGGCAGAAGGGGCAGGGGCTCTAG